CCGGCCCGTCAGCCTTACGATCAGCCAGTATTCGCCGGCGAGAATCGTGGGAAACAGCGGCGGCTTGCTGGAGTAAAGATGCCCTTCGCCCGGCTCGGGCGCGGCATGCCCGGCATCGTCATGCTTTACCATGTCGATCGTGTCCCAGTTGGGCTGTGAGACGACGTCGTCAATTCTGTAGGTTCCGTATTCCACCAGCGCGCGAATCGTGGCCCACCGGCTGCGATCATTGGCGCTCAAGAACGGGCGTTGCTTGGCCCAATCCTTGCGCCCTTCGCGCTTCAGGTGCTGCTCGAGGCGGATGTAATCGAGTGAGTCGACCGAAAGAATCCGGCCGAGGATTCCGCCCGAGGCGATCGCGATCAAGAGCCAATACACGCCCCAGCGCAGCCGGGGCGAAGCATCGTCAGGCGGAGCGTTCATGCAGGCTCTTTTCGTGAGAACGCTCGCGGGGCGGGGTTTCCTCGGCCACCGAGTACGTGTCGGTATCGCGACCGTGGTAAGCCGTGATCAGCTCGGCCAGGAATCCGATCGACATCAATTGGCCGCCGAGCAATAGCGCGCCGAGCGAGTACAGCAAGGCCGGCCGCTGGTGCAAAGGAGGCTTGCCCCATTCGGGATGCAGCTGGGTCGCCACCCAGTACAGGCTCAAGTACGTCAGGCCCAATCCGCCCAACAGAAAGCAAAGCAGCCCCAGCGTGCCCAGCAGGTGCTGCGGCCGCTGGCCGAAGCCGGTGAGAAATTTCACGGTCAGCAGGTCGAGAAACCCTTTCACGATCCGCTGCACGCCGTACTTCGAATTTCCAAAGCGGCGCGGGCGATGATTCACCACCAGCTCGCTGACTTTGAAGCCGCGGGCGTTGGCCAATACGGGCACGAAGCGATGTAGTTCGCCGTACAGCCGGACTTCGTGGAAGATCTCGCGGCGATAGGCCTTCATGCCGCAGTTGTGGTCGTGCAAGCGAACGCCGGTCATGGCGCTGACCATCCAATTGAAGACGCGCGATGGCAGCACCTTGTGCCAGGGGTCGTGCCGCACTTGCTTCCAACCGCTGACGACGTCGAACCCGACGTC
This genomic interval from Pirellulales bacterium contains the following:
- a CDS encoding glycosyltransferase family 2 protein, which produces MLSAVIPVLNEVDSLATLHREISEVAMAEKLDIEIIFVDDGSTDGSWEVITRLASEDPRVHGIRFRRNFGKAAALSAGFHAARGERIVTLDADLQDDPREIPRFLNHMDVGFDVVSGWKQVRHDPWHKVLPSRVFNWMVSAMTGVRLHDHNCGMKAYRREIFHEVRLYGELHRFVPVLANARGFKVSELVVNHRPRRFGNSKYGVQRIVKGFLDLLTVKFLTGFGQRPQHLLGTLGLLCFLLGGLGLTYLSLYWVATQLHPEWGKPPLHQRPALLYSLGALLLGGQLMSIGFLAELITAYHGRDTDTYSVAEETPPRERSHEKSLHERSA